In Coccidioides posadasii str. Silveira chromosome 4, complete sequence, one genomic interval encodes:
- a CDS encoding uncharacterized protein (EggNog:ENOG410QE8D~COG:P~TransMembrane:5 (n36-44c49/50o588-608i638-659o671-688i700-716o744-764i)) produces the protein MSSNRRNRQYHGGRTTEMMRYMEQKPHTLFAEKTKLFILAMALCHTCLPEETEDGDISFQAASPDEVALVLAAKELGYVVVERQPNSITIRKQSVGSDEDYVDEVYEVLDVIEFSSSRKRMSIVIRLPDQRICIFCKGADSILMKRLKRSGLAEEKVTEIERRASVRKSMEAREVMRRNSEHQARKDIKRSSLSIRRPSFVGGRRSSVSGMPRSALRDSIDMWLRDRETDGGMDLRVDGNEHYSPRPSAQFGGRGSLAYSDGRLSFQTDDGEDLVEEALVVNEAQVFERCFQHLNDFATEGLRTLLYGYRYITEAEYKEWKTQYHDAITSLFNRQERIEEVAEQIEDQFELLGATAIEDKLQKGVPEAIDKLRRANIKLWMLTGDKRETALNIGHSCRLVKDYSSVITIDHEAGNVEQIITSTASDIQLGNVAHSVVVVDGQTLSVIEADPVLQSLFFDLAILADSVICCRASPKQKAFLVKAIRKRVNKSITLAIGDGANDIAMIQEAHVGIGITGKEGLQAARISDYSIAQFRFLLKLLLVHGRWNYVRVCKYTLGTFWKETLFYLTQALYQRWNGYTGTSLYEPWALSMFNTLFTSLPVIFLGIFEKDLAASTLLAVPELYTKGQLRKGFNIKLYLGWAFMGTCEAMIVYFVMYGLWGTAPITNDNGVFAMGLLTYSAAVVIISVKLQVLEIHNHSVMAVISTVLSIGGWWLWNVILSERYEIDEIYNVRDNFLIRTGRDLLWWTTLLLSIVAVILFEVAVSTVRATLFPTDVDIFQEYEQDLEIRKRFEEAAAMELQQGWDRGTKKTSAELEREAAIEAARELQVQELLDRRNNEEEVLIGKGAATASGARRSGDQMEDIDLGDGECRGSSAGPRRSLDINELFSKGFGAIRKGPDLR, from the exons ATGAGC TCAAATAGGCGGAATAGGCAATACCACGGTGGACGAACAACTGAAATGATGCGCTATATGGAGCAGAAACCCCACACATTGTTCGCggaaaaaacaaaactaTTCATTCTGGCCATGGCCCTGTGCCACACTTGTCTTCCGGAGGAGACTGAAGATGGAGACATCTCGTTTCAGGCCGCCTCGCCAGACGAAGTTGCATTGGTCCTTGCTGCTAAGGAGCTTGGGTATGTGGTTGTAGAAAGACAGCCAAATAGTATAACCATACGGAAACAGTCTGTTGGTTCCGATGAGGATTATGTTGATGAAGTTTACGAAGTTTTGGATGTCATCGAATTTTCAAGCAGCCGGAAACGAATGTCGATTGTGATACGTCTACCGGATCAACGAATTTGTATCTTCTGTAAAGGTGCAGATTCAATTCTAATGAAGCGACTCAAACGCTCTGGTTTGGCGGAAGAAAAGGTCACTGAGATCGAGAGGCGAGCGAGTGTGAGGAAGAGTATGGAGGCTAGGGAGGTGATGAGACGTAACAGTGAACATCAAGCCAGGAAGGACATCAAACGATCCAGTTTGAGTATTAGGCGTCCCAGCTTTGTTGGCGGGCGGAGATCGAGCGTGTCTGGGATGCCACGCTCCGCGCTTCGGGATAGTATTGACATGTGGTTACGAGATCGTGAGACTGACGGCGGAATGGATCTTCGAGTCGATGGAAATGAGCATTATAGCCCGCGCCCATCTGCCCAGTTCGGTGGGCGAGGTTCTCTTGCCTATTCTGATGGTCGGCTTTCATTTCAAACCGATGATGGCGAAGACCTAGTTGAAGAGGCTCTTGTTGTCAACGAAGCCCAAGTTTTCGAAAGATGTTTCCAACATTTGAACGATTTTGCGACGGAGGGCCTGCGAACACTCCTTTATGGATACCGATATATCACTGAAGCCGAATACAAAGAATGGAAAACGCAGTACCATGACGCCATAACTAGCTTGTTCAATCGCCAGGAGAGGATTGAAGAAGTAGCAGAGCAAATTGAAGATCAGTTTGAACTTCTGGGTGCAACTGCCATTGAGGATAAGCTCCAAAAGGGTGTGCCAGAAGCTATTGACAAATTGAGACGGGCTAATATCAAGTTATGGATGCTCACTGGCGACAAGAGAGAGACTGCTCTCAACATTGGACATTCTTGTCGCCTGGTAAAGGATTATTCGTCTGTTATAACCATCGATCATGAAGCTGGGAACGTCGAGCAAATCATAACCTCCACAGCATCTGATATACAACTTGGCAACGTGGCTCATTCAGTTGTTGTTGTGGACGGTCAGACGCTTTCTGTTATTGAAGCAGATCCGGTTCTTCAATCTCTTTTCTTCGACCTCGCCATCCTTGCCGACTCTGTGATATGCTGTCGTGCAAGCCCGAAACAAAAAGCATTCCTCGTCAAAGCAATCCGAAAACGGGTAAACAAATCTATCACCCTAGCGATCGGGGATGGTGCAAACGATATTGCGATGATTCAGGAAGCCCACGTTGGTATTGGAATAACTGGAAAAGAAGGGCTCCAAGCCGCTCGAATCTCAGATTACTCGATTGCTCAGTTTAGATTCCTACTCAAGTTACTACTTGTTCACGGTCGGTGGAATTATGTCCGCGTCTGCAAATATACCTTGGGTACATTCTGGAAGGAAACTTTATTCTATCTGACGCAGGCTCTTTATCAGCGTTGGAATGGTTATACCGGGACTAGCTTGTATGAGCCTTGGGCTTTGAGTATGTTTAATACTCTCTTCACGTCTCTACCGGTCATCTTTCTCGGAATTTTCGAAAAAGACCTCGCTGCTTCGACTCTGCTTGCAGTTCCCGAGCTGTACACAAAGGGCCAACTGCGCAAGGGTTTCAATATCAAGTTGTATCTTGGATGGGCATTTATGGGAACCTGCGAAGCGATGATTGTCTACTTTGTTATGTATGGGCTGTGGGGTACAGCCCCCATCACCAATGACAACGGCGTATTCGCCATGGGTCTGCTTACGTACTCGGCTGCCGTGGTTATCATATCGGTGAAGCTCCAGGTGCTTGAGATCCACAACCATTCCGTGATGGCTGTGATTTCCACCGTGCTTTCTATCGGTGGTTGGTGGCTGTGGAACGTCATCCTATCAGAACGCTACGAGATCGACGAGATCTACAACGTCCGCGACAATTTCCTCATTCGCACCGGGCGGGATCTCCTTTGGTGGACGACGCTCCTCCTCTCTATCGTCGCTGTAATCCTGTTCGAAGTTGCCGTCAGCACGGTGCGAGCCACCCTCTTCCCGACAGACGTTGATATCTTCCAGGAATACGAGCAGGATCTTGAAATCCGGAAACGCTTCGAGGAAGCCGCCGCCATGGAACTGCAGCAAGGATGGGATCGTGGAACCAAGAAAACTAGCGCTGAGCTGGAGCGCGAAGCTGCGATTGAAGCGGCGAGAGAATTACAGGTTCAAGAATTGCTCGATCGACGGAATAATGAGGAGGAGGTTCTCATTGGCAAGGGAGCGGCCACGGCCTCCGGAGCTCGCCGTTCCGGTGACCAGATGGAGGACATAGATCTCGGCGATGGAGAATGCCGCGGAAGCTCGGCTGGACCACGTCGCTCGTTGGACATTAATGAATTATTTAGTAAGGGGTTTGGAGCGATCCGGAAGGGACCGGATCTAAGATGA
- a CDS encoding uncharacterized protein (EggNog:ENOG410QE8D~COG:P~TransMembrane:4 (i359-376o382-401i600-626o646-667i)) has protein sequence MAADDDQRHDGRLAPGLPSRQSSRSPLRNSTSGDEGNSDTQEEQILLQDLGAYGAPEDARVGPVEPTDSQSSAAEQTRRASDIEATTFRRPSQRVRFSTDIERTSEADSGHDTLGELGDRPTSRGSRFAASGLTVGTENIPLSSHPARLSPRSAENPPRVSPGPGGSPSPAVTSPTSRSRGYSLRRSLFNRNLQQGTSPVRDTSTNPGHIAIDGSVTAKHTRSHSGSSNKNGVIEVARVSSSSREDDSASASEEADTLKKVRTSRLPSSVDQWAMKWRFVDWIMVWFESFGTAFQEHVLRIKPIPPSQDGRHIDLDVHRTEPLIDERTGKHYISNYIRSSRYSLWSFFPKQLIAQFSKLANFYFLIVAILQMIPGLSTTGTFTTFVPLMIFVGISMGKEGFDDFRRYRLDKEENNRIAWVLRPGNPDEDAPETPLNRSEPKVERPEPWAPTKWIDIQVGDVIRLDRDQPAPADIALLHAEEPNGIAYIETMALDGETNLKSKKPSIPVAKTCATIEDIISNKSIHFAVEDPNIDLYKFDGNVAVGAEKLPLTNNEVIYRGSVLRNTHEAIGLVIYTGEECKIRMNANKNPRIKAPALQAVVNRVVAVIVLFVVVLASACTIAYRFWSHDFESMSWYLEEAKVSYGPIFTSFIIMFNTMIPISLYVSLEIVKVAQMFLLNDIDMYDEDSNTPLEARTSTINEELGQVR, from the coding sequence ATGGCTGCAGATGATGACCAAAGGCACGATGGTAGACTTGCACCGGGATTACCGAGCCGCCAATCTTCCAGATCACCTCTGAGAAATTCAACAAGCGGCGACGAAGGGAATAGCGATACACAGGAGGAGCAAATATTATTGCAAGATTTAGGGGCATACGGTGCTCCCGAGGATGCTCGAGTGGGCCCAGTGGAACCTACCGATTCGCAAAGTTCTGCTGCAGAGCAGACTAGGAGGGCTTCAGATATAGAAGCCACAACTTTCCGCAGACCCTCGCAGCGTGTTCGATTCTCCACGGATATAGAGCGTACCTCTGAAGCTGATTCCGGCCACGATACTCTCGGGGAATTGGGAGACCGTCCTACTAGTCGCGGCAGCCGCTTTGCCGCTTCTGGGCTTACCGTTGGGACGGAAAACATACCGCTTTCGTCCCATCCCGCTCGATTGTCTCCTAGAAGCGCTGAGAACCCCCCTCGCGTCTCCCCTGGCCCTGGCGGCTCTCCTTCACCTGCCGTGACATCTCCAACGTCTCGTAGCCGAGGATATTCACTCCGACGTTCGCTCTTCAATCGGAATCTCCAACAGGGTACTTCGCCGGTAAGAGATACGTCTACTAATCCAGGACATATTGCCATCGACGGAAGTGTCACGGCCAAACATACGCGGTCGCACAGCGGCTCGTCCAACAAGAATGGAGTTATTGAAGTTGCGCGAGTATCATCCAGTAGCAGGGAAGATGATTCTGCATCTGCCTCAGAGGAAGCGGACACGCTCAAAAAAGTCCGTACATCCCGCTTACCTAGCTCCGTCGACCAATGGGCGATGAAATGGAGATTCGTCGATTGGATCATGGTATGGTTTGAATCATTTGGTACCGCATTTCAAGAGCATGTCCTTCGAATCAAGCCAATTCCACCAAGTCAAGATGGGAGGCATATCGACCTGGATGTCCACCGGACCGAGCCCCTCATTGATGAGCGAACTGGGAAGCACTATATAAGCAACTACATTCGGTCAAGCCGATATAGTTTATGGAGCTTCTTTCCCAAACAACTCATCGCCCAATTCTCAAAACTTGCAAATTTCTATTTCCTCATTGTTGCTATTTTACAAATGATACCCGGTCTAAGTACGACTGGTACTTTTACCACATTCGTTCCATTAATGATTTTTGTTGGAATTTCTATGGGCAAGGAAGGGTTTGATGATTTTCGTCGTTATAGACTGGATAAGGAGGAGAACAATCGGATTGCTTGGGTCCTCCGCCCCGGTAATCCGGATGAAGATGCACCGGAAACCCCACTAAATAGATCTGAACCAAAGGTGGAAAGACCAGAACCCTGGGCACCGACAAAGTGGATCGACATTCAAGTGGGCGATGTCATTCGGCTGGATCGCGATCAGCCTGCCCCTGCTGATATAGCACTTCTGCACGCTGAAGAACCCAATGGAATCGCCTACATCGAAACTATGGCGCTTGATGGCGAAACAAAtttgaaaagcaaaaagccGAGTATTCCTGTTGCAAAGACTTGTGCCACCATTGAAGACATCATCTCAAATAAGTCTATCCACTTCGCCGTGGAAGATCCGAATATTGACCTCTATAAATTCGACGGTAACGTCGCGGTCGGGGCAGAGAAACTGCCCTTGACCAACAATGAAGTTATCTATCGTGGGAGTGTTCTTCGCAATACACATGAAGCGATTGGTCTGGTCATCTATACCGGAGAAGAGTGCAAGATTCGAATGAACGCCAACAAAAACCCGCGAATAAAAGCACCTGCTCTTCAAGCTGTTGTGAACAGAGTTGTAGCGGTGATTGTCCTCTTCGTTGTTGTCCTAGCTTCTGCCTGTACGATTGCTTATCGCTTCTGGTCTCACGATTTTGAGAGCATGTCCTGGTATCTTGAGGAGGCCAAAGTTTCTTATGGTCCAATCTTTACTTCGTTTATCATTATGTTTAACACCATGATTCCGATCTCCCTCTACGTCAGTCTCGAAATCGTCAAAGTTGCCCAAATGTTTTTACTAAACGATATTGACATGTACGACGAGGATTCGAATACTCCTCTGGAAGCGAGAACCTCCACCATCAATGAGGAACTCGGTCAAGTTAGGTGA
- a CDS encoding uncharacterized protein (BUSCO:247065at4751~EggNog:ENOG410PKBF~COG:A~BUSCO:5851at33183), whose amino-acid sequence MADALSIEQNNKIRVALGLKPLPVPGASNEDDGPVFKPSKGDEGSSSAEDEPGSTLESRIAQGYDNWKTLQDEEEAKKKRQARNEAIKRAREAAQRMAKLEGKGLGEVDDNLDTKSWLMQHKKKQKKIEKERARRLAEELAERERMAEYTSKDLAGVKVAHEIGQFDEEGEHILTLKDTTIDENEEEGDELENVNLRDVEKTKERLDLKKKRTAYDPTDYDGSGSILAQYDEEIEGKKRRHFTLDAKDITPEEREAKRQDVTSKLKTGMVNLDVVQDTMPSDYLDISEIKVKKPKKKKAKSTRRKAVDEEEILPLPDTTETSTAGQSNGDQMDVDRAEGEGSSTPAVQKRPREDISFVDDEDLQASLAAQRRAAFKKRKKMRPEDIARQLREESEQAANGMDIDTNEDDQPGLVIDETSEFVANLQRPTIPERRHRPTSESAGEEVRAESPPINVKEELEDMDIDRSYGDIEDEEELKERREGSQPNITTTGLEEESTLDQGLGATLAMLRQRGLVKESEASGLNSLQRDRQKFLLKKRQREAEAERRARAQRERDRASGKLDRMSARDREEYARWENKQRDQQESRSMAEIFNREYKPDVQLKYVDEHGRLMNQKEAFKHLSHQFHGKGSGKMKTEKHLKKIEDEKKREAMSTLDSSQHTGMNNAMGATARRTRQAGVRLA is encoded by the coding sequence ATGGCGGACGCATTGTCCATTGAACAAAATAACAAAATTCGGGTCGCGCTTGGTCTGAAGCCTCTCCCTGTCCCCGGCGCCTCGAACGAAGATGATGGCCCCGTTTTCAAGCCATCCAAAGGCGATGAAGGGTCGAGCTCCGCGGAAGATGAGCCTGGTAGCACACTAGAGTCTCGAATTGCTCAAGGATACGATAACTGGAAGACCCTCCAGGATGAAGAGGAAGCAAAGAAGAAGCGCCAGGCCAGAAATGAAGCCATCAAACGGGCCAGAGAGGCGGCGCAGCGGATGGCGAAGTTGGAAGGCAAGGGCCTAGGAGAGGTTGATGACAATTTGGATACCAAGTCATGGTTAATGCAGCataagaaaaagcagaaaaagatCGAGAAAGAGCGCGCACGAAGGTTGGCGGAGGAGCTGGCTGAGCGAGAGCGAATGGCAGAGTATACTTCTAAAGATCTGGCGGGTGTTAAGGTGGCACATGAAATCGGTCAGTTCGATGAAGAGGGGGAACATATTCTCACTCTCAAGGACACAACGATCGATGAAAATGAGGAAGAAGGGGATGAGCTGGAAAATGTCAATTTGAGGGATGTCGAGAAGACAAAAGAAAGGCTAgacttgaaaaagaaaaggactGCCTATGACCCCACTGACTACGATGGTTCGGGGTCGATACTGGCACAGTACGATGAAGAGATTgaagggaagaagaggagacATTTCACACTGGATGCAAAGGACATCACGCCCGAAGAAAGGGAAGCGAAACGACAAGATGTTACATCGAAGCTGAAAACTGGCATGGTCAATCTCGATGTTGTACAGGACACCATGCCTTCTGATTATCTCGATATCTCTGAAATTAAAGTCAAGAAgcccaagaagaagaaggcaaaAAGCACCCGACGAAAAGCAGTTGACGAGGAAGAAATACTTCCTCTACCTGATACTACCGAGACGTCTACAGCTGGTCAATCCAACGGAGACCAAATGGATGTTGACCGTGCAGAGGGAGAAGGTAGCTCGACCCCTGCCGTCCAGAAACGGCCTCGTGAGGATATATCTTTCGTCGACGATGAAGATCTACAAGCCTCTTTAGCGGCGCAGAGAAGGGCAGCGTTCAAGAAGCGAAAGAAGATGCGGCCAGAAGATATAGCCAGACAACTTAGAGAAGAGTCTGAGCAAGCCGCTAACGGGATGGATATTGATACGAATGAGGACGATCAGCCTGGTTTGGTCATTGATGAAACCTCTGAATTCGTCGCCAATTTGCAACGACCAACAATTCCAGAGCGCCGGCACAGACCTACAAGTGAATCAGCAGGAGAAGAAGTGCGCGCGGAATCACCGCCTATAAATGTGAAGGAGGAACTTGAAGACATGGATATAGACCGATCGTATGGCGATattgaagatgaagaagaactGAAGGAGCGGCGCGAGGGCTCACAGCCCAATATTACCACAACTGGATTGGAAGAAGAGAGCACCCTAGATCAAGGCCTTGGGGCTACGCTGGCTATGTTAAGGCAGCGTGGTCTCGTCAAGGAATCGGAAGCTAGCGGTCTCAATTCTCTTCAGCGTGACCGCCAGAAGTTCTTGCTCAAGAAACGACAACGAGAAGCCGAGGCAGAGAGGCGCGCAAGAGCTCAACGCGAGCGGGATCGTGCATCTGGGAAACTCGATCGTATGTCAGCACGAGACAGGGAGGAGTATGCCCGGTGGGAGAACAAGCAGCGCGATCAGCAGGAATCCCGTTCGATGGCGGAAATTTTCAACCGCGAATACAAGCCCGATGTTCAGTTGAAGTATGTGGATGAACATGGCCGCTTGATGAATCAGAAAGAGGCGTTCAAACATCTGAGCCATCAGTTCCACGGTAAGGGCAGCGGAAAGATGAAGACGGAGAAGCATTTGAAGAAGATTGAGGATGAGAAGAAACGAGAGGCGATGAGTACGCTTGATAGCAGCCAGCATACTGGTATGAACAATGCAATGGGGGCCACTGCACGGCGAACAAGGCAGGCTGGCGTTCGACTTGCCTGA
- a CDS encoding uncharacterized protein (EggNog:ENOG410PNRQ~COG:S~TransMembrane:1 (o20-43i)~BUSCO:15526at33183), with the protein MVSPSMSPMERPPPTTTAIVIATAILAGVAGYFIGQGASIGLFGSAPVLHRRAPAVKDVSEDEENDEEELESEDEGGELATFEGNAEEVKLVLVVRTDLGMGKGKIAAQCSHATLACYKYYFSKAPDSPILRRWDRGGQAKVALQVKSDEDMLLLQAQALSLGLCARVIQDAGRTQIASGSRTVLGILGPKSVVDSVTGHLKLL; encoded by the exons ATGGTCTCACCCTCCATGTCGCCAATGGAGCGGCCCCCGCCAACGACGACGGCGATCGTGATCGCGACAGCTATTTTGGCAGGCGTCGCGGGATATTTTATTGGCCAAGGAGCATCCATAGGGCTTTTCGGGTCGGCGCCTGTTTTGCACCGACGCGCGCCTGCGGTGAAGGATGTCTCTGAAGACGAAGAGAACGACGAGGAGGAGCTGGAAAGTGAGGATGAGGGAGGTGAGCTTGCAACGTTCGAAGGCAATGCAGAGGAGGTGAAGCTTGTTCTGGTGGTGAGAACGGATTTGGGCATGGGGAAAG GCAAAATCGCCGCTCAGTGCTCCCATGCTACGCTCGCTTGCTACAAATACTATTTCTCCAAGGCTCCTGACTCGCCTATCCTCAGACGCTGGGATAGAGGTGGTCAGGCCAAGGTTGCGCTTCAGGTGAAGAGTGATGAAGACATGCTACTCCTGCAGGCGCAAGCACTAAGCTTAGGATTGTGTGCTCGGGTAATACAAGATGCTGGACGGACACAGATCGCGAGCGGCAGCCGGACAGTTCTAGGAATTCTGGGACCGAAAAGTGTTGTTGACAGTGTCACGGGCCATTTGAAGCTACTGTGA
- a CDS encoding uncharacterized protein (SECRETED:SignalP(1-16)~EggNog:ENOG410PPAG~COG:S~TransMembrane:1 (n3-10c14/15o218-241i)~BUSCO:13813at33183): MRLSSTLVLLPALAAAQNQFPFAEQLQGLIEKAKSFLPTAPAVATPPEQSAAPPVVPKRKKDVASVKLSNWQSLLAPVPADASQEAREWLVYVTGGNKTCFGRCGPADKAWNESIPLFATDLTSPSLGVLDCEKEAILCSIWSAGAPSLWYFQIPVAPEAEQPKPATSIHTLHVNVTTVTAEDIYKVHSEKRWEKVPAYEGAFHPMDGWLAQYGLNVVIGYIVFGIGQVPSWLMMVGVSFISRSMMSRRLGPQQQQQQRRAAAAPQAAGTQ, encoded by the exons ATGCGTCTCTCCTCGACCCTCGTCCTGCTTCCAGCGCTTGCTGCAGCGCAGAATCAATTTCCATTTGCAGAGCAACTGCAAGGACTGATAGAAAAAGCGAAGTCTTTCCTTCCGACCGCTCCGGCCGTTGCTACGCCCCCGGAACAGTCCGCTGCCCCTCCAGTTGTACCCAAGAGAAAGAAGGACGTGGCCTCCGTGAAGTTAAGCAATTGGCAATCACTACTTGCGCCTGTTCCGGCCGACGCGTCACAAGAAGCGCGAGAATGGCTCGTCTATGTCACTGGAGGGAACAAGACGTGTTTCGGGCGTTGCGGACCTGCAGACAAAGCCTGGAAT GAGTCGATTCCTCTATTTGCGACGGACCTTACCTCCCCTTCCCTGGGTGTTCTTGACTGCGAGAAGGAAGCCATACTTTGTTCCATTTGGTCTGCTGGTGCCCCTTCACTGTGGTACTTCCAGATTCCCGTCGCCCCAGAGGCCGAGCAGCCTAAACCTGCCACTTCGATCCACACTTTGCACGTGAACGTTACCACAGTCACGGCGGAAGACATCTACAAGGTCCATTCCGAGAAACGCTGGGAGAAGGTCCCCGCGTATGAGGGTGCCTTTCACCCGATGGATGGCTGGCTCGCCCAGTACGGTCTTAATGTGGTTATTGGCTACATCGTTTTCGGAATCGGCCAGGTCCCGAGTTGGCTTATGATGGTTGGTGTCAGTTTCATCAGTCGATCGATGAT GAGCCGCCGACTTGGTccacagcagcagcaacagcaacgGAGAGCAGCTGCTGCACCCCAGGCTGCAGGAACGCAGTGA
- a CDS encoding uncharacterized protein (EggNog:ENOG410PGJY~COG:P~TransMembrane:6 (i118-139o145-164i185-205o225-244i265-282o288-313i)): protein MATTPEGQNIDRDVVMRDASENVPRLNQPVPGDDAILAINAPFNASAPKIDHEDPLGLSQLKKADLSSIKVDYPGGNQRKIKAYYTKQNALIDQFLQSKDEEALAVQDFQRNGGKVKWAVNLSFMVNFCLFIIQLYAAISTGSLSLFATAADAFMDLVSSIVMLTTSRMAARPKPHKYPVGRRRIETVGIILFCALMTTVAIQLIIESGRALGSGDTDSSEELHIIPLIFVGTAIFSKFCLFCYCFWLRRYPAARIFFIDHRNDLAVNVFGLVMSIVGDRFVWYLDPVGAICIALLILVSWVSTAFENVWLLVGKAAPREFVNKCIYVSLTHDARIQKVDTCRAYHSGELYYVEVDVIMDPTTQLKDSHDVSQALQRKLEGLAAVERAFVHVDYEDDHNVHEEHKPLFDPATYRQPRTLKEWLKDMVQRR from the exons ATGGCGACAACTCCTGAGGGCCAAAACATAGATCGAGATGTCGTTATGCGCGATGCCTCCGAGAACGTTCCACGTTTGAATCAACCAGTCCCCGGTGACGATGCAATCCTCGCAATCAACGCCCCTTTCAACGCGTCAGCTCCCAAAATCGACCACGAAGACCCTCTCGGACTTAGCCAGCTCAAGAAGGCCGACCTATCCTCAATCAAGGTAGACTACCCGGGGGGGAATCAGAGGAAGATCAAGGCGTACTACACCAAGCAGAACGCACTCATTGATCAGTTCCTCCAGAGCAAGGATGAAGAGGCCCTAGCTGTCCAAGACTTTCAGAGGAACGGGGGCAAAGTTAAATGGGCCGTGAACCTGAGTTTCATGGTCAACTTCTGTTTGTTCATCATTCAGCTGTATGCCGCGATCTCGACTGGATCCCTATCGCTGTTTGCAACTGCGGCAGACGCGTTTATGGACCTCGTCTCATCGATCGTGATGTTGACAACTTCACGAATGGCGGCTCGTCCCAAGCCCCACAAGTACCCAGTCGGCCGGCGCCGGATCGAGACCGTGGGAATCATCCTCTTCTGCGccttgatgacaacagtCGCGATCCAGTTGATCATTGAGTCGGGCCGGGCTCTGGGAAGCGGCGACACCGACAGCAGCGAGGAGCTGCACATTATCCCTCTGATATTCGTAGGAACCGCCATCTTCTCAAAGTTCTGCCTGTTCTGCTACTGTTTCTGGCTCCGACGGTATCCAGCCGCACGGATATTTTTCATCGATCACCGGAATGATTTGGCCGTCAATGTTTTCGGTCTAGTCATGTCCATCGTTGGCGATAGGTTTGTTTGGTACCTCGACCCCGTCGGCGCTATCTGCATTGCGCTCCTGATCCTCGTCTCTTGGGTATCCACTGCGTTTGAAAACGTCTGGTTGCTGGTGGGCAAGGCTGCACCCAGAGAGTTCGTCAACAAGTGCATCTATGTTTCACTTACGCATGATGCCCGCATCCAGAAAGTAGACACC TGTCGAGCGTATCATTCTGGCGAGCTCTACTATGTCGAAGTAGATGTTATCATGGACCCAACCACTCAGCTTAAGGACTCACACGACGTGAGCCAGGCCTTGCAACGAAAACTTGAAGGTTTAGCAGCTGTAGAACGGGCGTTCGTCCATGTTGATTATGAAGATGATCATAATGTGCATGAGGAGCACAAGCCGCTATTCGATCCTGCGACCTATCGGCAACCACGAACACTGAAGGAATGGTTGAAAGATATGGTGCAGCGGCGATAA